The Bubalus kerabau isolate K-KA32 ecotype Philippines breed swamp buffalo chromosome 12, PCC_UOA_SB_1v2, whole genome shotgun sequence region ctcagtaaatctttcaaCCAATTTTCTTTTGAAGGGTGGGGCTCTGTTCCTttcctgttatttgacctgaggccaaactatggttgaggtaatgaagataattgtGACCTCCTTCAAAGGGATCCCTATGTAGTTGCTATGCCTTTAAGAACACTGGGAGAATTTGAAAGCAATGTCTTTCAAAACAACCAATGAAGGAGCTTCCTTTAGGGAGAGAAATTCATCTCTATTTAAACAAAGCAGAACAATGAAGCATTTTTAGAATCCCAACACTACTCCTCCTTTTCACAGTTTGGTTTGCCCTCTTTCAAATTAACACCCTGGCATCCACATTAGAATTGAAACTGACAAAGCATCCCTTTCATCCCCGACTGCCAAAACTCCTCACTAATAATAATTAGCCATTCCTGGCTTCTATCCAAGAGAGCTTAATAAATACTAGAATGgcttctgggcctcagcttcatTTCTTAATTCAGCTAAGGAATgatgggtggaggggagggaacaCTACTCTATGGAATAAGATTTGCTGAATAGCATCAGGGCAGCAAAATGACTTCTCAGCTGTCTATTAATGAATaatcattatttaaatatatgttttatgttAGTGTATGTGTAGAAATGTTCATTCAAACAGGTCATATTTAGCTTAATAAAGTTTATTTCTATACCTGTCTTAGAAAATGTGTAGTATATAGCATTGGAACATTTGATAATAACTTTTTATACATTTCATACGGTGTGCTTTATGAGGAAATGTAACTGGTTTTGATTTCCAGGTAAACATGATTTATAATATTCCACATCTATACAATAAAATAATGTGGGTGATATTTAAGATTAGTCATTATGACTGTATCATTTAGTTAATGAGTAAATATTTCAGTTTGGTTTGTAATGTTACCTATCTTAATTTTTTACAGAGCATACTGAATGCCTTGATAAGAGCAGGTGTTGCCATAATTATTAGAAGAAATATTGTGGTGTGGGGAGTTTCTTTCCAAACTTCTGGTTTGGAAGAAGGCATTTCTATTCCAATCTTTTTGGGAAGGAAAATATATGAGAATAGTTATTTTAGTTTTTCCTCACCTTTTACTCTGCAAGGCAGAAGGGAATGACATATGATTGGTAAAAAAATGGAAGGGGCTGGGCAaagatggttttttttttgctttttttcaagaGTAGCCTACTTCCAGGATTCATTCATTTTCTGTGTCCTAGGGCCAGTCTGCTCCATGAAGGAAAGAAGACTGGCACCCCAGAGTACTGGACAAATCTGGCGTTCAGAGAAAAGGAGTTAGGTTCTCCACACAGACACTGGCCCAAGTAAATATCTTTACCTCTATGTCACTATCTCCTGAGCCTtattttaaaactcttcaaaagctGTAGAGGAAGAGTCAGACCTGTTTACTTGCTCTAAAACTCTAATCCAGCTGCTCTGTGATGAATATAAACACATGGCATATGTGTGAATGTGTCTTATTATCCTCGGCAGTTTCTGGGTCCATTTTGCTAATCTGAAAGAAATATAGATGAATCTTTGGCTGTTGTTTCAAGGTCTTAATCCCTGAATAATCCTCTgccaaaaatgaaatatttgggaGTTTGTATCATGAAATCTTATTAAAGATACTAAGAGACAAGAAGATCACCTCACTAACTAACCAGTGTTACCTGCCCAGTTTCTGACTTGAGATTTCACTTTGATGAAACTTGTATGAAACTTGATTAGAAAATGAACTAACTTTTCTTATGAATTTCATAAGAAAATGATTTAATAGATCATTGGGAGAagcggtggctcagatggtaaagcatctgcctacaatgggggagaatggggttcaatccctgggtcgggaagatctcctggagaaggaaatggcaacccactccagtattctttcctggaaatcccatggatggaagagcctagtaggctacagtccatggagttgcaaagagtcggacatgactgagcaactttcttcttcttcttctaggagAATTTAACTCTAACTTGGACCATATATTCAGAACATAAGTATTAAACCACTAActaattttacaattaaaatttagttttatcaACACATATTTATCTAACAATTAGAGTAGAAATCATCACTTTGGATTTTGAACAAGAATTAACACACTACAGTCAGGAATTCAGAACATTTATTGCAAGAGCTGAATAATTGTAAATAACGTAGAACTGGCAAAGCAGTAACAAGGATAATTGTTTAGATATTTATTCTGTCAAAGTCATCAAACACCCCTCACAAACCGACAAATATGTACTTCAAGAAGTAATGCACCCCTAcccattattttccattatactgTGGAAAAAATGTGAATTGCTATTtacaaagtaattttatttttggtaagAACAAATTATCTATCAGATTagcaaaccatttttttttattttattttattttttttaacttttaagctGATGTTGAACCGTGGCATTAAGataactttcacttctttcagtaAAAACATTTTGTTGCAtgctatttatttgtttaaatcaTCTGTCATGCCTTAACAAAAACCTCCTAAGAATGTTCGAATTTGGATTTGTTTGCACGTGCAACTGAGATCTTATTAACATTAGTTGTCACTCTGTTGGTTTGACCTAAGTGACGAGATGCTGGTACCTGCCAGGCATTGACCAACTATGATAACAAACAGTTAAACAGCAATAATTAGAGATTTATCCCTTAATATCCCCCAACTAGCCtacctggagaatgttctgttacatcatgaaggcacaacacattAAATATTTTGTGGCTATGGTCTAACACTTGTGTTACAACAACATTATTATATATGAGGATCAACACAAACTGCCATTTCAACAAAGTTGTAGACACACATTTGCCCAATTGaaactattttaatattaatttttctttaatatatgctaatttaatatattaattctGCATGAGTGACAAGCACAGGATATTACTTCACTTTCTGAAAGATAACACTTTCCCATtactatctcatttaatgctACTAAATAAGTGATTTTGCTTTTGCCTACTTTGAAAATAAGGATGTCAAGAAAACAGGTTCTGAATTTTCAAGCTTTTGAAGAAGTTCTTTTATAtatgaagttttcatttttatctttatttttttagaattccAGCAACATAAGCTATCATAAAAGAAGCAAGATTCCAGAACCTTTTCTTTAAACACAAGTATTTGAGATCTTTTGAACAATGTGTGTCAGGACAGACTACTAACGCAGAAACACCTCactaaaagaaacaacaaaaataacaacaaagaggcaaacaaaaaaaaaagaagcaaccaTAAAACACAGAATTATGCTACAACATTTTTAGGTGAACGATATAAGTACACAAAGTTGTTAATAATAACTTGCTTCTATTTACAAATACTTTAACACTGATTGACTTACAAGTGTCCACTAATGTTGTTAACAGCACAATAGGTTTAATGCTTATCTTTTAAGTTTTGTTTGAAGTATAATGTCAAGTATAGCAGTCTCAGCACAGATCAATGACAAAAAGAGCACAATTTTTCTAACTGGATATGTCTTTCAGTCACTCTAATCCATGGAACTTCCTTACTCTCCAAATGCATATTCTATTATTCATAGCAGCAGTCCAGGgtcaaaataaaatgcaatttaaaaaaagatatttgcacAATGGAGATACTTCTGGAAAGTTTAATCAATCCTAGTAAATAAGATCATATGGCTAGTAAAACTATCTTCTCTCTTATATGATAAAACATTGTATCCTCCATGGTGCCAACACAAAATTATGGGTATCCCTGCTCTAAGGGGCATAGTTGTAGAGATCTATTGAATACATAAAGCTCTGACACACACGGTATTAGCATGTCTATTTAGATTAAAGTCCTTAGGTCCCATATGGCCTTTTTTTTAGAGTTGGTGCTCCTTAGGACTCTCAATAGCACCTCCTGCTTGCTTATAAGACTTCAGATTTGCCAAAGGAATGTCTGTCATGTGGCTGCCATTGTTGAAATGGCCTTCAGTGGAGACATACTGCTTACGGTCATTGAACTGGTTCCTGTTGCTATCTTCTTTCCAGGCTCTGGTCAGGGTGTGCCCATTCACAAGCTTGTCCTTCTTGATCCATTCTTTTTGGGGTGCAAAGGTTGAGAGAGGAGATTTAGGGTGTTGATATGGACCCAAGCCAGGAGGCATCCAGCAATTATCAGAGTGACCCAAAACCAAACACTCTTGAGTGCACATCTCTGTAGCTTCAGCTAATCCTCGGGGGCCCAGAGGCCCATCTGCAGAGGAcaagagacagagaaaataaggaaagagagtggttagagttttcattttaaattatttccttagaGAAAAACTGCACTGGTGATCTTATTTTCTCATGAAAATCTATTAAGTTAAGCAATTCATAGATATGATTCCCCAtcctttttttccactttttaattttgtgttgtgttgtttaatttaatgttgtgttggtttctgccatacaacaatgcaaattagCCATAATTATACACACATAATTATGTGTATAATTatcccctctccccctctcccctctcttccctccttgccctccccccatcccatccctccaggccATCACAGAGTGCAGACTGTaatccctgtgctgcacagtagcttctcaccagctatccatcTCACAtctgatagtgtatatatgttgatgctactttctccatctgtcccactctctccctctaccactgtgtctacaagtctattctctagATTTGCATCTCCATTCCCTccttgaaaataggttcatcaatacctttttctagattccatatatatgcattaattcactatatttttctctttctgactgacttcactctgtgtaacaggctataggttcatccacttcattaaaactgaaattcattcttttttatggctgagtaatatcctatCCTTTTAAGAATTACATAGAAGGAATAAAATTCCTTGTTTTGGAGGTAAGAATTACTCTTTCCCTTAAGCTGTTTTATATCTAGAGATACAGACAGATCAAAAAATAAGTAGATAGATATGGGTAAACAGATATACCCATGATATATCATTTCAGATCAACTTTTTCTATGACATATGTATTATTATCGATTCATGTCCTAATTCTCAATAAAAACTCATATTCATGAGAAATAATgaaatttacaaaattttatgTACAATGCCAGAAGATGTTAATTAAAAACTCCAAGAATACAAAAAGTGTTACttgaaatataatattaaaagtaaatactGTGAATAGTTAATCAAAATGATCTTCCATGTAAACATATATGTTATTATGAAATTCATTAAAATAACTTTGCAACATTCTTTCTTAATTTaagtaataattttaaagaacattttaacTAACGTATACTACTAAAGACACATCTGGTTGACTTCAAGCATTGTGAAATCCAAGTAAATAAAGATTCCATGTGGTTCCTTCTAAGCTTAACCTATTTTCTTGatttataaatgtatcaaataacCCAAATTTCACTAGGGTGAAAGTCTAGCTAGGTTGCAAATTGGAATGCATAGAGTGTaatattcaaagagaaaaaactCATCAtagatatttctctctctctttttttttttttttaccagaaggCAATCTAAAACATTTTAACCATGATTTTGAAAGTAAACTATTCTCTGATTATGTAAAGAGAAAATCAGTTTTGTACTGAAAAACAGTAAGTGTCAAATGATTAAGGTTCAAATGGTTAAGGGTTAAGTTGGGTTTTTTGTCATCGTGTTTTCTTTCCCATGATTAAACAGTCAAGTGATAAGTGATAGCTTAAAAATTAGGAAttgattttacaaatgaggtTAAGTATCAGATAGGTAAGAATGCTTGAGgcataaaacattttcaaaagctaAGAGTCATCAGAATAGAAATGTAGAAGAAAACATCCCTGCAAGTTTGCCTACTCAACAATTAAAAGAGCCAACAGTTGGAATGCAGGTCTCTGCTAAAATCCAAGTTAGCATTACTAAAATTTTTAAGTGCCCAATAATTGtggaatatttatattaatatctatTTGTCTTAATAATATTCTAGTTATttctttcatgttaaaaaaaaaacctgctgagAAAGGTAACTGTTGTTGACAAATACCTGACCTCCACACACAGACAGCATCAGAACGGACACTGGATGTGAaaagcggaaaaaaaaaaaaaaaaagtgcttaaaaTGTACCCTTAATGAGATTTTAGTCTATTTTGAAATCTGAAGTCTGCTCTTTAGAATAACAGTAAACTTCCTTCCCATGTGATCCATAGTCCCATCCCCTCAAAagtaaatagttttatttttaagacatatGTTCATTACTTAAAACTATTTCTCTCACAAACTTTCAGTGATCACTTATTCACTAGGATATTTAATTTAACCTGCTCTATGAGCctttctgaaactccaatactttggccacctcatgcaaagaattgactcattggaaaagagcctgatgctgggagggatttgggggcaggaggagaaggggatgacagaggatgagatggctggatggcatcaccaacttgatggacatgagtatgaacagactccgggagttggtgatggacagggaggcctggcgtgctgtgattcatggggtcaccaagggtcggacacaactgagcgactaaactgaactgaactgatgagcctTTCTCTGTCCTCTGAATATTGCCCACACTTTAAAATTTCAAACTAATTTCTCCCTTATAGGTTCGCTTTGGTTTATTCAGTGACTCTGTATCCACAAAGCTAACACATTTTGATTTTGTTCAAACTAATCCGCGCCCCTTCCATCAGAATCACAGGCCTAGAAATGCTTTTGTCTGGCttgttttcatttaattactGACTCTATCAAGGGGCAGTTTGCTTCCCATGTACCACAGCAAGCTTCCCTAACTTTGCTAATCCATATCTTGTATGCACTGGGAAGATTTCCACAGATCTTCCCCTATAAATGCATAACAAATTCCCTAATTGAACCCACTCAACTTTTATATTATgacatttttgtcttttgtctttaGGGTCTGTACACTCATgagtatacatttttatttttgttttctctcaacTAGATTTAAAATCCATTCatgaaaaaaaaggaatgatCTATTTTCTGATTCTTCATGGTGTTAAACAATAGCAATGATTTATGCACAATGTTAAttgttaattaaatttttatgagGTTGAAAATGTTCTAAGAAATTATTAAAGATATCCTCCACTTAAAAGGCAGAATTTAAGCAATCAGAATATGCTGATTTCACAAATATCATACCAAAAGCTTCCTCAACAACAAATCTCTTCACCTTAGCAATACTTGTGACAGTTAATAAGtgaattatttaacttctctgttaAATATGTTCACTCCTTTCTAGACATCAATGGAGATAATCACAAGtttgatatataatatatcttTAGGTCTATCAATCAATTCTTAACTTTGACTATTCCAGAATCATtagtacatttttctttttttgttaatagCTCCAAAGTTGGGGGGAGGATTATTAGCTATCTTAGAAATATCAATAGCATCAAGATTTTATTACTCTATAAAAAGAGAGTatgaaagattattttttaaatagtcttaTCCAATATACACTACTATCTTATTAAATTGAGGGTATTACCCAAGAATTGAGAacactgcgtgtgtgtgtgtgtgtgttgtgtggacCTGAAATCTTCAGCACTGAGTGACACATTTTAACAAAAATAGTGTGCATTGTTTTTCAGAActgataacatttatttattccattATTATTTACTGAGCATGTACTATATGCTGACACTGTGACAGGCACTGGGAATATAGCAGTTAACAAAGCAGATGTCAACACTGTCCCCATGGAACTGTGCGTCTATCCTGGGAAACAAATAATTGCCTTAAAAGCAGCGAACCAAGAGACCAAAAAAGGGTGTCATTGGGAAGGAGATAGGATTTAAGGAGGCTTGTCTCTTCACAAGGCAATAGGGGTACTTTGTTCCAAGTTATATAATTTCtacatttttctgaaatttcttaCAGATAACTGATAATTTTAAGACATTTACAGTTAACATTTGCATGTACTATACAAAATCTTtaacttacaaaaatatttttccattaaataGTGTTAATTgctctttgaaaaatatatgtgaTTCATTCttgtaaataaatttgaaagCTTCTGATGAAGTCTGTAAATAAATTTACAGAAGTTCTGTAGATTCTTAGGTCAGTCTTTTAGGTATCTGCTTTACAAAATTTAAAGATTCGtcaaaaagtgggacacaacaCAATAATGGCAATTGCATGAGAGCCAGGTTTTGTTACCTATAGCCCTAAAAAAGAAAGGCCACCAGGCAGGGCCCCATGGAGGGTTGTACCAAGAACAGCATAAAAATAAGCTAGAATTGTAGTGGACAGTTTATGTATTGCCAAACAGAGTGGGAGGAGCTAGGTTCCGAGCATCCTCTgtggattgactgatttgaataatttttcagattctaGGGCACAGA contains the following coding sequences:
- the LOC129624557 gene encoding protocadherin-9-like; amino-acid sequence: MRVWKMCGDKLLHSIMFYWSGFRQVPESFLRGDGPLGPRGLAEATEMCTQECLVLGHSDNCWMPPGLGPYQHPKSPLSTFAPQKEWIKKDKLVNGHTLTRAWKEDSNRNQFNDRKQYVSTEGHFNNGSHMTDIPLANLKSYKQAGGAIESPKEHQL